A single region of the Vagococcus teuberi genome encodes:
- a CDS encoding TIGR01457 family HAD-type hydrolase, with protein sequence MTYKGYLIDLDGTIYLGNQSIDAGKRFVDRLKEKNIPFLFVTNNTTKTPEAVKNRLHDSFDIDVSDETIYTASLATVDYMKDKGLGNRVYVIGEEGLKEAIFSSGFILDEENPDYVVVALDTDLTYEKLAVATLAIQKGAHFIGTNPDKNIPTDRGLMPGAGSLIASIETSTQTSAAYIGKPEAVMMEKALDRLKLNKNDVMMVGDNYETDIRAGIDNDIDTLLVLTGFTKKEDIPTLPISPTQVINSLDEWQV encoded by the coding sequence ATGACTTATAAAGGGTATTTGATAGATTTAGATGGCACTATTTATTTAGGAAACCAATCAATCGATGCAGGGAAACGATTCGTTGATCGATTAAAAGAAAAGAATATTCCTTTTTTATTCGTAACCAATAATACGACTAAAACACCTGAAGCAGTAAAAAATAGATTACATGATTCATTTGATATTGATGTATCTGACGAGACGATTTATACAGCCAGTTTAGCAACAGTTGACTACATGAAAGACAAAGGTCTTGGAAATAGAGTTTATGTTATTGGTGAAGAAGGACTTAAAGAAGCGATTTTTTCATCAGGTTTTATTCTAGATGAAGAGAATCCTGACTATGTTGTAGTGGCTCTAGATACAGATTTAACATATGAAAAATTAGCGGTTGCGACTTTAGCGATTCAAAAAGGGGCGCATTTTATTGGTACAAACCCAGACAAAAATATCCCGACAGATAGAGGATTAATGCCTGGAGCTGGAAGTTTAATTGCGTCTATTGAGACGTCTACCCAAACAAGTGCTGCTTATATTGGAAAACCAGAAGCTGTTATGATGGAAAAAGCGTTGGATAGATTGAAACTTAATAAAAATGATGTCATGATGGTTGGCGATAATTATGAGACAGATATTCGAGCAGGTATTGATAATGATATTGATACGTTGTTAGTTTTAACTGGATTTACTAAAAAAGAAGATATCCCAACGTTACCTATTTCTCCGACACAGGTGATTAACTCTTTAGATGAGTGGCAGGTATAA
- a CDS encoding YutD family protein, translating into MSRKNKQVIEEVENIDTQPEEVDDVLLEMLANYNPESFPLANGTYRLVKDYRDGFDYEALIKRYNDVLAKYDYIVGDWGYDQLRLRGFFKDDFKSAPLDAKINTLNDYLYEFCNFGCAYFVIEQIGEFKRKGRSSTFKSSKNKNQAHINEKKYDSINNKKPKYKGNNKQQQKNNQSTNKETNKSTQNNTNVIKERHFKIKKKEG; encoded by the coding sequence ATGTCGAGAAAGAATAAACAAGTAATAGAAGAAGTAGAAAATATCGACACTCAACCAGAGGAAGTTGATGACGTTCTCTTGGAAATGTTAGCAAATTATAATCCGGAGTCTTTTCCACTAGCAAATGGGACTTATCGATTAGTAAAAGATTATCGTGATGGGTTTGATTATGAAGCTTTAATTAAACGATATAACGATGTGTTGGCAAAATATGACTATATCGTTGGTGATTGGGGATATGATCAGTTGCGTTTACGTGGTTTTTTTAAAGATGACTTTAAGAGTGCCCCGCTTGATGCAAAAATCAACACGTTAAATGATTATTTATATGAGTTTTGTAATTTTGGATGTGCTTATTTTGTGATTGAACAAATTGGTGAGTTTAAACGAAAAGGTCGTTCATCAACATTTAAGTCATCAAAAAATAAAAACCAAGCTCATATTAATGAGAAAAAATATGACAGTATAAATAATAAAAAGCCTAAGTATAAGGGGAATAATAAGCAACAACAAAAGAATAATCAATCAACTAACAAGGAAACTAATAAATCAACACAAAATAATACCAATGTAATAAAAGAGCGTCACTTTAAGATAAAGAAAAAAGAAGGTTAG
- a CDS encoding bifunctional metallophosphatase/5'-nucleotidase has translation MKEIIHLLHTNDMHSHIERWPKIRRWLNDTKRLYTEEKETVFTFDVGDFLDRVHPLTEATDGLANVELMNQVHYDAVTIGNNEGITNSKQVLNDLYKEANFPVVLSNLKDLDTHDYPDWSKPYIITKTKENTKIGVFGLTAPMELSYYPFGWQVIDPYISAKEMVEELREKADVIVLLSHLGIIDDKKMAQRYPEIDVILGSHTHHLLPEGLMENGVLLCAAGRFGEHVGDVTLELTDRIITKKSARTTSSDSLWADSHDKQESEEFYRYGNFLLEEKSVANLGDALDKETTLIIATLEAMKEASGCDVAMVNSGLFLTDIGPGLVNEKQLHTSLPHPMNLIKVTLKGKEMIRLAKEVVKNRDFLRRFPIIGMKFRGKYFGEVWYDGFNYDETTNEGFWLNEPIEDEAEYSFVTVDHIAFVPFFPTIEIAGKIEILGPSFLRNHLAIYLSKLNIKR, from the coding sequence ATGAAAGAAATCATTCACTTATTGCATACAAACGATATGCATTCACACATAGAAAGATGGCCTAAAATAAGACGATGGCTAAACGACACAAAACGACTTTACACAGAAGAAAAAGAAACGGTTTTTACTTTTGATGTTGGCGACTTTTTAGACCGTGTCCACCCTTTAACTGAAGCAACAGATGGATTAGCCAATGTCGAGTTGATGAATCAAGTTCATTATGATGCGGTGACGATTGGAAATAATGAAGGAATTACGAATAGTAAACAAGTTTTAAATGACTTATACAAAGAGGCCAACTTTCCAGTTGTGTTAAGTAATCTAAAGGATTTAGATACCCATGATTATCCAGATTGGTCAAAGCCTTATATTATTACGAAGACTAAAGAGAATACAAAAATTGGTGTGTTTGGCTTAACAGCGCCAATGGAATTAAGTTATTATCCATTTGGTTGGCAAGTGATTGACCCATACATTTCAGCTAAAGAAATGGTTGAAGAGTTAAGAGAAAAAGCTGATGTGATAGTATTGTTATCCCATTTAGGCATTATAGATGACAAAAAAATGGCCCAACGTTATCCTGAAATTGATGTTATCTTAGGCTCTCATACGCATCATTTATTACCTGAAGGGCTAATGGAAAATGGTGTCCTTTTATGTGCGGCGGGACGTTTTGGTGAACATGTAGGAGATGTCACGTTAGAATTAACAGATAGAATCATCACAAAAAAATCTGCTAGAACTACTAGTTCAGATAGTTTATGGGCTGATAGTCATGATAAACAAGAAAGTGAAGAATTTTATCGTTATGGGAATTTTTTATTAGAAGAAAAGTCGGTGGCTAATTTAGGAGATGCATTAGACAAGGAAACGACTCTAATAATTGCCACATTAGAAGCAATGAAAGAAGCCAGTGGATGTGATGTAGCAATGGTAAATTCAGGATTATTTTTAACGGATATTGGCCCTGGATTAGTGAACGAGAAACAGCTCCATACAAGCTTGCCACACCCGATGAATTTGATTAAGGTCACCTTAAAGGGTAAAGAGATGATTCGACTAGCCAAAGAAGTAGTCAAAAATCGAGACTTTTTAAGAAGATTTCCAATTATTGGGATGAAATTTAGAGGGAAATACTTTGGTGAAGTATGGTATGATGGCTTTAATTATGATGAAACAACAAACGAAGGTTTTTGGTTAAATGAACCAATTGAAGATGAAGCAGAATATAGTTTTGTAACGGTCGACCATATAGCATTTGTACCGTTTTTCCCGACAATTGAGATTGCAGGAAAAATTGAAATACTTGGCCCAAGTTTTTTGAGAAATCATCTGGCGATTTATTTAAGTAAATTAAACATTAAAAGATAG
- a CDS encoding methylated-DNA--[protein]-cysteine S-methyltransferase, whose amino-acid sequence MAYKVGHFLLDIKASQYGVTNICFLEHTSEKIYDYSDNPITQQCIQEITQFLSKQITQFSVPIDLQKGTPFQKAVWLALRDIPYGVTYSYKNIAEKTNHPRAYQAIGQACKKNPIPIIIPCHRVISQSGKLIGYFGSSEFGLSIKQSLLALEKGNQN is encoded by the coding sequence ATGGCATATAAAGTTGGTCATTTTTTATTAGATATTAAAGCCAGTCAGTATGGTGTTACTAACATCTGTTTTTTAGAACATACGTCAGAAAAAATTTACGACTATTCAGACAATCCAATTACTCAACAATGCATACAAGAAATCACACAATTTCTCTCAAAACAAATCACACAATTTAGTGTTCCGATTGACTTACAAAAAGGGACTCCTTTCCAAAAAGCTGTGTGGCTTGCTCTACGTGATATTCCATATGGTGTAACCTATTCATATAAAAATATTGCTGAAAAAACAAATCATCCTCGTGCTTATCAAGCTATCGGCCAAGCATGTAAAAAAAATCCCATTCCCATTATTATTCCATGCCATCGTGTGATTAGTCAGTCAGGAAAACTAATAGGTTACTTTGGTTCATCTGAATTTGGTTTATCCATTAAACAATCTCTTTTAGCATTAGAAAAAGGAAATCAAAATTGA
- a CDS encoding tyrosine-protein phosphatase: MDTLVNFRDLGDIVTLDNKKVVPHQFLRSGEVVNISEKDKETLTKIYGLKKIIDFRGDTEASQSPDDTLVGVIYEHIDILGESANQGASLEELLSPKYDPKKAMMTIYEELVLSENAQKGYSKFLSDFINQPNETTLFHCFAGKDRTGFGAALILHSLNVSRKAIEEDYLKTNESRKPANQAILAEMKEKGASEKQMSNMLIMLNVDKAYLDYAFELIETHYNSVENYFTTVLNLPETFSEDMKKLYTI; the protein is encoded by the coding sequence ATGGATACATTAGTAAATTTTCGAGATTTAGGAGATATTGTAACCTTAGATAATAAAAAAGTGGTGCCACACCAATTTTTAAGAAGTGGTGAAGTTGTTAACATTTCAGAAAAAGATAAAGAAACATTAACTAAAATTTATGGTTTAAAAAAAATTATTGATTTTAGAGGAGATACTGAGGCTAGTCAAAGTCCAGATGATACATTAGTTGGAGTGATATACGAACACATTGATATTTTGGGTGAGTCAGCCAATCAAGGTGCCAGTTTGGAAGAATTATTGAGCCCTAAATACGATCCTAAAAAAGCCATGATGACAATTTATGAAGAATTAGTTTTATCAGAAAATGCACAAAAAGGGTATTCAAAATTTTTAAGTGATTTCATTAATCAGCCAAATGAAACAACTCTTTTCCACTGTTTTGCTGGGAAAGATCGAACAGGATTTGGTGCAGCGTTGATTTTACATAGTTTAAACGTCTCTAGAAAAGCGATTGAAGAAGATTATTTAAAAACGAATGAATCGCGTAAACCAGCTAATCAAGCTATTTTAGCAGAAATGAAAGAAAAAGGAGCAAGCGAAAAACAAATGTCGAATATGCTTATCATGTTGAATGTTGATAAAGCTTACTTAGATTATGCGTTTGAATTGATTGAAACACACTATAACAGTGTTGAAAATTATTTTACGACTGTTTTAAACTTACCTGAAACATTTTCAGAAGACATGAAAAAACTATACACTATCTAA
- a CDS encoding NAD(P)H-dependent oxidoreductase — MKTLVVIAHPNSHESGVQSFLKESCASLTDVTIYDIQEELSSFDLKKTQELLASHQRIIFQFPMYWYAAPDILYNWLEKVLTKSLYQSGLKGKELGIVMSMGQKLSAFQAGGTEHFTISELLRPFQALAYKCLMTYLPPFPISLFPYLKEKEKHQLLISYQQYLTKENDHRFVTSEKWVINRLKELSDKGLINDLDNRLSFIQDTLENNRMELDSLLATLEEMRVD; from the coding sequence ATGAAAACATTAGTTGTTATTGCGCATCCAAATTCACATGAATCTGGTGTGCAATCATTTTTAAAAGAGAGTTGCGCCTCTCTGACAGATGTCACGATTTACGATATTCAAGAAGAGCTATCTTCTTTTGATTTGAAGAAAACACAAGAATTACTAGCATCGCATCAGCGAATTATTTTTCAATTTCCGATGTATTGGTATGCAGCTCCTGATATACTATATAATTGGTTAGAAAAAGTATTGACCAAATCATTGTACCAATCTGGATTGAAAGGAAAAGAACTAGGTATTGTGATGAGTATGGGACAAAAACTATCAGCATTTCAAGCAGGTGGCACAGAACATTTTACTATTTCAGAACTGTTAAGGCCGTTTCAAGCATTGGCTTATAAATGTCTTATGACTTATTTACCACCATTTCCTATTTCATTATTCCCATATCTAAAAGAAAAAGAAAAGCATCAATTACTCATTAGCTACCAACAGTATTTAACAAAAGAAAATGATCACCGTTTTGTGACAAGTGAGAAATGGGTGATTAATCGTTTGAAAGAATTATCTGATAAAGGATTAATCAATGACTTAGACAATCGACTGTCATTTATCCAAGATACATTGGAGAATAACCGTATGGAGCTTGATAGTTTACTAGCAACACTTGAAGAAATGAGGGTGGACTAA
- a CDS encoding class I fructose-bisphosphate aldolase — protein sequence MLDEKTLTMVKTHPGFIAAMDQGDLSTPGALRQYGVPDETYQTSEEMHNIIHDMRTRMIISDEFSSKYVLGVILYKDALERTIFSEPMPDYLWNKKGMLPFLKIDQGLAPLVDGVQQMAELTEFDTLVEKAKDFPFIGFKFRSLVCAANEEGIKQLVKQQFDLAKKVYSLGYLPMLEPDIDLHIIDKKQAEIYLKEALIKELNDLDSDMKIMLKLTLPSEPDFYHDLLDFPQVVRMLASSSGLRQTEADKKLSENHDMIASFSRALTEGLSYQESDMEFDFHLRQTLHAIFDASNT from the coding sequence ATGCTAGATGAAAAAACATTGACTATGGTAAAAACACATCCTGGATTTATTGCAGCGATGGATCAGGGTGATTTAAGTACGCCAGGTGCCTTAAGACAGTATGGTGTGCCAGATGAAACATATCAAACATCTGAAGAGATGCATAACATCATTCATGATATGCGTACGCGTATGATTATTAGTGATGAGTTTTCATCAAAATATGTATTAGGCGTTATTTTATACAAAGATGCTTTAGAGAGAACCATCTTTTCAGAGCCTATGCCTGACTATCTTTGGAATAAAAAAGGAATGTTACCTTTTTTAAAAATCGATCAAGGATTAGCTCCTTTAGTTGATGGTGTGCAGCAAATGGCAGAGTTAACAGAATTTGATACATTAGTGGAAAAAGCAAAAGATTTTCCATTTATCGGATTTAAGTTTCGCTCATTAGTTTGTGCGGCAAATGAAGAAGGAATTAAACAACTAGTGAAACAACAATTTGATTTAGCAAAAAAGGTGTATTCACTAGGTTATTTACCAATGTTAGAACCTGATATTGATTTGCATATTATTGACAAAAAACAAGCTGAAATCTATTTAAAAGAAGCTTTAATAAAAGAATTAAATGATTTAGATTCTGATATGAAAATTATGCTAAAATTAACGTTACCATCAGAACCAGACTTTTATCATGATTTACTTGATTTTCCACAAGTCGTAAGAATGTTGGCCTCTTCAAGTGGTTTAAGACAAACTGAAGCAGATAAGAAATTAAGTGAAAACCATGATATGATAGCAAGTTTTTCACGAGCATTAACAGAAGGATTAAGTTATCAAGAAAGTGACATGGAATTTGATTTCCATTTAAGACAAACGTTGCATGCAATTTTTGATGCTTCAAATACATAA
- a CDS encoding TrkH family potassium uptake protein → MEDQKRGLKRFNTVQFITLMFLIIIFIGSFLLFLPISHQAGKQLSYIDALFVATSSVCVTGLTPINISHVLSPFGHVIMMTLIEIGGLGFMSIALIVAMMFRKRVSLQSRLVIKEMLNMNNQGGVVKLLKFVVRFSVSVQALGALLLSFQLIPQYGLGKGLFYSVFHSISAFCNAGFDLFGDSLLSYQQNPYMLLVISGLIIAGGFGFIVWYDLIHLKEHKRLSLHTKIALTVTLSLLIGGTILFAFTDKFYDMSFFKQVTNTFFLSVTPRTAGFASIDYGSMSYAGLILTIVLMFIGGTSGSTAGGIKTTTLGVLLIQLFSTLRGRDEAEWQGRSIPRNIVMKSFVLFFFASLLCLLSALILSMTEYSPPHSGIEYVLFEVVSAFATVGLTMGLTPHLTIFGKLLIMCLMFIGRVGLYTVMYALLRKELNDMGNKFNYPKETVLIG, encoded by the coding sequence ATGGAAGATCAAAAAAGAGGATTGAAGCGGTTTAATACGGTTCAATTTATTACCTTGATGTTTTTAATCATTATTTTTATTGGATCATTTTTATTATTTTTACCGATTAGTCATCAAGCGGGTAAACAGTTAAGCTATATTGATGCTTTATTTGTTGCCACTTCATCAGTATGTGTCACAGGGCTAACGCCTATAAATATTTCACACGTTTTAAGTCCATTTGGTCATGTGATTATGATGACTTTAATTGAAATTGGTGGCCTTGGTTTTATGTCCATAGCCTTAATTGTGGCAATGATGTTTCGAAAAAGAGTGTCACTTCAGTCACGTCTTGTCATTAAAGAGATGCTTAACATGAATAATCAAGGTGGAGTCGTAAAACTCCTTAAATTTGTGGTACGATTTTCGGTGAGTGTGCAAGCTCTAGGTGCGTTGCTTTTGAGTTTTCAATTAATTCCTCAATATGGATTAGGGAAAGGACTATTTTATAGTGTATTCCATTCAATTTCAGCTTTTTGTAATGCCGGTTTTGATTTATTTGGTGATAGTCTGCTTAGTTATCAACAAAACCCATACATGTTACTTGTGATTTCTGGCTTAATTATCGCTGGGGGATTTGGTTTTATTGTATGGTATGACTTGATTCATTTAAAAGAACATAAACGATTATCACTCCATACGAAGATAGCTTTAACTGTGACACTTAGTTTGTTAATTGGAGGCACTATTTTATTTGCTTTTACGGATAAATTTTATGACATGTCTTTCTTTAAACAAGTTACAAATACATTTTTCTTAAGCGTCACACCACGTACGGCAGGATTTGCTTCCATTGATTATGGTTCAATGAGTTATGCTGGACTAATATTAACCATTGTTTTAATGTTTATTGGTGGAACATCTGGCTCTACAGCTGGTGGTATTAAAACGACAACGTTAGGCGTATTATTAATTCAGTTATTTAGTACATTAAGAGGTCGAGATGAAGCGGAGTGGCAAGGGCGTTCAATTCCTCGTAATATTGTGATGAAATCTTTTGTGCTATTCTTTTTTGCGAGTTTATTGTGTTTGTTAAGTGCGTTGATTTTATCAATGACTGAGTATAGTCCACCACATTCAGGTATTGAATACGTGTTATTTGAAGTCGTGTCCGCATTTGCAACAGTTGGATTAACAATGGGCTTAACCCCTCATTTGACTATATTTGGAAAATTGCTTATTATGTGTTTAATGTTTATTGGTCGTGTTGGTTTATATACAGTCATGTATGCTTTGTTGAGAAAAGAATTGAATGATATGGGTAATAAGTTTAATTATCCAAAAGAAACAGTGTTAATTGGTTAG
- a CDS encoding carboxypeptidase M32 — MSQEQEFLAYLKEIALLNEAVGLAEWDSQTGMPEKGAEYRAEMSSYLAGIAFDKSTNETMRKYMEYFSDHPEELSDFGKQVFKKTKENYDLNNNIPADRFQEFSRLLSNAHSVWVTAREKQDFSIFEPILTDIIAMTKEFIPLWRKNEATDYDVLLNQYEPGITVEVLDNVFDQVKEGIMSIRKELEEKGTAPNTDFINRTVPKEIQKEFVTQVVEQLGYDFSRGRLDDTVHPFMLNLNRNDARITTRWDDNDFIMATLGVIHEAGHGMYEQNVDAKFDYTPLAGGTSMGIHESQSLFNEIIVGGSQAFWYKQFELLKQLTGDTFADISTEDFYKGLKLTQPSLVRIESDSLTYPLHIIIRYEIEKMLFNGDLEVKDLPKVWNDKYEEYLGIRPENDTEGVLQDVHWSGGSFGYFPSYALGYMYAAQLYHAMNQDINVEEVLASDDYSSIREWLTERIHQYGSSKKPNELIVGATGEELNPQYLIDYMRDLYFNVYDVKA, encoded by the coding sequence ATGAGTCAAGAACAAGAATTTTTAGCTTATTTGAAAGAAATTGCACTATTAAATGAAGCAGTCGGCCTAGCTGAATGGGATAGTCAAACTGGTATGCCAGAAAAGGGTGCTGAATATAGAGCTGAAATGTCTAGTTATTTAGCTGGTATAGCCTTTGATAAATCGACAAATGAAACAATGAGAAAATATATGGAATATTTTTCAGATCATCCAGAAGAATTATCCGACTTTGGGAAACAAGTATTTAAGAAAACTAAAGAAAACTATGATTTAAACAACAATATTCCAGCTGATCGCTTTCAAGAGTTTTCTCGCTTATTATCCAATGCTCATAGTGTATGGGTAACAGCTCGTGAGAAACAAGATTTTTCAATTTTCGAGCCAATTTTAACCGACATTATAGCCATGACGAAAGAATTCATTCCATTGTGGCGTAAAAATGAAGCCACAGACTACGATGTTTTACTAAATCAATACGAACCTGGTATTACAGTTGAAGTATTAGATAATGTTTTTGATCAAGTAAAAGAAGGTATCATGTCTATTCGCAAAGAATTAGAAGAAAAAGGGACAGCACCTAATACGGATTTTATTAACCGTACCGTACCAAAAGAAATTCAAAAAGAGTTTGTGACACAAGTTGTGGAACAATTAGGCTATGATTTTTCTAGAGGTCGTTTAGATGATACTGTTCACCCCTTTATGTTAAACCTGAACCGTAATGACGCACGTATTACAACACGTTGGGATGACAATGACTTTATTATGGCAACTTTAGGTGTGATACATGAAGCAGGTCATGGGATGTATGAACAAAATGTTGATGCCAAATTTGACTACACACCACTTGCAGGTGGAACCTCGATGGGAATTCATGAGTCACAATCATTGTTTAATGAGATCATCGTTGGGGGAAGCCAAGCATTTTGGTACAAACAATTTGAGTTATTAAAACAATTAACAGGTGACACATTTGCTGATATTTCAACAGAAGATTTTTACAAAGGATTGAAATTAACGCAACCAAGTTTAGTGAGAATTGAGTCAGATTCACTCACTTACCCACTTCATATTATTATTCGCTATGAAATTGAAAAAATGCTTTTCAATGGCGATTTAGAAGTGAAAGATTTGCCAAAAGTTTGGAATGATAAATACGAAGAGTATTTAGGTATTCGTCCTGAAAATGATACAGAAGGTGTGTTACAAGATGTTCATTGGTCAGGTGGTAGTTTTGGTTACTTCCCATCATATGCTCTAGGTTACATGTATGCAGCTCAATTGTATCATGCAATGAACCAAGATATTAATGTGGAAGAAGTTTTAGCAAGTGATGATTATTCATCAATTAGAGAGTGGTTAACTGAACGTATCCATCAATATGGTAGTTCTAAAAAACCAAACGAATTAATCGTTGGTGCAACAGGTGAAGAATTAAATCCTCAATATTTAATTGATTACATGCGTGATTTATACTTTAATGTATATGATGTAAAAGCTTAA
- a CDS encoding THUMP domain-containing class I SAM-dependent RNA methyltransferase: protein MTEYKLIATAASGIEALVGRELRDMGIECEVENGKAIFYGDIETIGRANLWLRTADRIKIVVGEFEAKTFESLFDQVKALPWEDFLPMDANFPVSGKSIKSTLFSVSDCQALTKKAIVNRLSEYYSRYGRLPETGAQFPIEVALLKDKVTLTIDTTGPSLFKRGYRLEKGGAPLKENMAAAIISLTTWRKDRPFYDPVCGSGTFCIEAALIGRNMAPGFNREFLFESWPWVNDSVMETLRAEADAQVDYETELDILGTDIDPKMIEIAKKNAEEIGLGEDITFKQMQLSDFTTDKEYGVIVANPPYGERLGEEGAVRELYKQMGDVYRPLKTWSKYILTSDLQFESFYGAKATKKRKLYNGALRTDLFQYWGTRPPRKPKTEGAN from the coding sequence ATGACAGAATATAAATTAATAGCAACAGCAGCTAGTGGTATTGAAGCACTTGTTGGACGAGAACTAAGAGATATGGGAATTGAATGTGAAGTAGAAAATGGTAAAGCTATTTTTTATGGAGATATTGAAACCATTGGACGAGCTAACTTATGGCTTAGAACAGCAGATAGAATCAAAATAGTTGTTGGTGAATTTGAAGCAAAAACGTTTGAATCGTTATTTGATCAAGTTAAAGCATTGCCTTGGGAAGATTTTTTACCAATGGATGCTAACTTTCCAGTATCAGGAAAATCAATTAAATCAACGTTATTTAGTGTGTCTGATTGCCAAGCTTTGACAAAAAAAGCAATTGTTAATCGTTTGAGTGAATACTATTCAAGATATGGTCGCTTACCAGAAACAGGCGCACAATTTCCAATTGAAGTGGCATTGTTAAAAGATAAAGTAACGTTAACAATTGATACAACAGGACCAAGTTTATTTAAGAGAGGGTACCGTTTGGAAAAAGGTGGCGCACCTTTAAAAGAAAATATGGCAGCAGCTATTATTTCTTTAACAACGTGGCGTAAAGATAGACCTTTCTATGATCCAGTTTGTGGGTCTGGAACCTTTTGTATTGAAGCTGCGTTGATTGGTCGAAACATGGCACCAGGATTTAATCGTGAGTTTTTATTTGAATCATGGCCTTGGGTTAATGATTCAGTGATGGAAACATTACGAGCTGAAGCTGACGCTCAAGTTGATTATGAAACAGAGTTAGATATTTTGGGAACAGATATTGACCCTAAGATGATTGAAATTGCAAAGAAAAATGCAGAAGAAATTGGTTTAGGAGAAGATATTACATTTAAACAAATGCAATTAAGTGACTTTACGACGGATAAAGAGTACGGTGTGATTGTCGCTAATCCACCATATGGTGAACGTTTAGGTGAAGAAGGTGCTGTAAGAGAATTATATAAACAAATGGGGGATGTTTATCGTCCACTTAAGACTTGGAGTAAATATATCTTAACAAGTGATTTACAATTTGAAAGTTTTTACGGAGCAAAAGCGACGAAGAAACGTAAATTGTATAACGGGGCACTTAGAACAGATTTATTCCAGTATTGGGGAACTCGTCCACCAAGAAAGCCAAAAACTGAAGGAGCAAACTAA
- the gpsB gene encoding cell division regulator GpsB, with product MTKLNLSARDILQKEFKSKVRGYDPVEVDEFLDTIIKDYETYNQELLALREENHRLVNKVDQLTQSQATLSRMKQEVPNPTSVTNFDILKRLSNLEKEVFGKKLEESSGSVKIDVSEKARASLSSAAEKVLNNDDLGATRRF from the coding sequence TTGACTAAATTAAATTTATCAGCAAGAGATATTTTACAAAAAGAATTTAAATCAAAAGTACGTGGCTATGATCCAGTGGAAGTAGATGAGTTTTTAGATACCATTATTAAAGATTATGAAACATATAATCAAGAATTATTAGCTTTAAGAGAAGAAAATCATCGATTAGTTAATAAAGTGGATCAATTAACTCAAAGTCAAGCGACTCTTTCTCGTATGAAACAAGAAGTACCTAATCCAACTTCTGTGACTAACTTTGATATATTAAAACGTTTATCAAACTTAGAAAAAGAAGTCTTTGGTAAAAAATTAGAGGAATCATCGGGTTCTGTAAAAATTGATGTAAGTGAAAAAGCTCGTGCATCATTGTCATCAGCAGCTGAAAAAGTATTAAATAATGATGATTTGGGAGCGACTCGTCGTTTTTAA
- the recU gene encoding Holliday junction resolvase RecU — MTINYPNGMSKHLKKEFVTKTKQPSFSNRGMSFEDYINQSNEYYLSKEMAIVHKKPTPVQIVHVNYPKRSAAVITEAYFREASTTDYNGLYKGHYIDFEAKETKNKTSFPLHNFHDHQIKHMKQCLNQQGVVFVLIWFSTLQRCFFLPAKHVIEYWESKENKRKSIPLKVIEKVGYELELGIAPIIPYLTVIDHYILKGDSVYEK; from the coding sequence TTGACTATTAATTACCCTAATGGTATGTCTAAACATTTAAAAAAAGAATTCGTTACTAAAACAAAACAACCATCTTTTTCAAATCGTGGGATGTCTTTTGAAGATTACATCAATCAAAGTAACGAGTATTACCTATCTAAAGAAATGGCCATTGTTCATAAGAAACCAACCCCTGTTCAAATTGTTCATGTTAATTATCCAAAAAGGAGTGCTGCTGTTATAACTGAAGCTTACTTTAGAGAAGCTTCTACAACTGATTATAATGGCCTTTATAAGGGTCACTACATCGACTTTGAAGCGAAAGAAACAAAGAATAAAACGTCTTTTCCACTTCATAATTTTCATGATCATCAAATAAAACATATGAAACAATGTCTTAACCAGCAGGGAGTTGTCTTTGTACTAATATGGTTTTCCACTTTACAAAGGTGTTTTTTTCTCCCAGCTAAACATGTCATTGAATACTGGGAAAGCAAAGAGAACAAACGAAAATCTATTCCATTGAAAGTGATAGAAAAGGTTGGGTATGAATTAGAATTAGGAATCGCTCCTATTATTCCATACCTGACAGTTATTGATCATTATATATTAAAAGGAGATTCTGTTTATGAAAAATAG